Proteins from one Mycobacterium sp. HUMS_12744610 genomic window:
- a CDS encoding SRPBCC family protein, whose amino-acid sequence MSDAHRNRRIAASPQEIWDVLADFGAISSWAGNVDHSCILFSGPGGAAVGTARRVQVNRDALVERITEFDPPHVLGYDIEGLPARLGRVANRWTLAPAGIGPTLVRLTGTAEIGPRAAHRLAERVVCRVLARQSAVMLAGLANRLEKARV is encoded by the coding sequence GTGTCCGACGCGCACCGCAACCGCCGCATCGCGGCTTCCCCGCAGGAAATCTGGGACGTCCTGGCCGATTTCGGCGCGATCAGTTCGTGGGCCGGCAACGTCGACCACTCCTGCATCCTGTTCTCCGGTCCCGGCGGCGCGGCCGTCGGCACCGCGCGTCGGGTCCAGGTCAACCGCGACGCCCTCGTCGAGCGCATCACCGAGTTCGACCCGCCGCATGTCCTCGGCTACGACATCGAAGGCCTGCCCGCCCGCCTGGGCAGGGTGGCCAACCGCTGGACGCTGGCGCCTGCCGGCATCGGCCCGACGCTGGTGCGCCTGACCGGCACCGCCGAGATCGGGCCGCGCGCAGCGCACCGGCTGGCCGAACGCGTCGTGTGCCGCGTCCTGGCGCGGCAGTCCGCGGTGATGCTTGCCGGGCTCGCGAACCGATTGGAGAAGGCCCGTGTCTGA
- the ddaH gene encoding dimethylargininase → MTDYYVAEPAPVAAPAYVTRPDAEAPKRTRTSRARRYAMTPPTFFAVEYAINPWMDLSTPVDVGVAHAQWENLYQTYLRLGHHVDIVEPVPGLPDMVYAANGGFIADDIAIVAKFRYAERADEARAYAGWMSARGYRPLSTRHVNEGQGDLLMVGDIVLAGYGFRTDRRAHDEISAALGFPVVSLELVDPRFYHLDTALAVLDDHTIAYYPPAFSEAAQDQLRALFPAAIVVGSADAYVLGLNAVSDGLHVVLPSGATHFATQLREAGFEPVGVDLSELLKGGGSVKCCTLEVFS, encoded by the coding sequence GTGACGGATTACTATGTGGCGGAGCCGGCGCCGGTCGCCGCGCCCGCGTATGTGACTCGGCCCGACGCCGAGGCCCCCAAGCGCACCCGCACCTCGCGGGCCCGTCGGTACGCAATGACGCCACCGACCTTCTTCGCGGTCGAGTACGCGATCAATCCGTGGATGGACCTCAGCACGCCCGTGGACGTCGGCGTCGCGCACGCGCAGTGGGAGAACCTGTACCAGACCTACCTGCGGCTGGGCCACCACGTGGACATCGTCGAGCCCGTGCCCGGGCTGCCCGACATGGTGTATGCGGCCAACGGCGGATTCATCGCCGACGACATCGCCATCGTGGCCAAGTTCCGGTACGCGGAGCGGGCCGACGAGGCGCGCGCCTACGCCGGGTGGATGTCGGCGCGGGGCTACCGCCCGCTGTCGACCCGCCACGTCAACGAGGGGCAGGGCGATTTGCTGATGGTCGGCGACATCGTGCTGGCCGGCTACGGCTTCCGCACCGACCGGCGCGCGCACGACGAGATCTCGGCGGCGCTCGGGTTCCCGGTCGTGTCTTTGGAGCTGGTCGACCCGCGTTTCTACCACCTCGACACCGCGCTGGCCGTCCTCGACGATCACACGATCGCCTACTACCCGCCGGCCTTCAGCGAGGCCGCGCAGGACCAACTGCGTGCCCTGTTCCCCGCTGCTATCGTGGTGGGCAGCGCCGACGCGTACGTGCTGGGACTCAACGCCGTCTCCGACGGTCTGCACGTTGTCCTTCCTTCCGGCGCAACCCATTTCGCGACACAACTGCGTGAGGCTGGTTTCGAGCCGGTCGGCGTGGACCTATCCGAGCTGCTCAAGGGCGGCGGTTCAGTCAAATGCTGCACATTGGAGGTGTTCTCATGA
- a CDS encoding Lrp/AsnC family transcriptional regulator codes for MDRLDETDERILAELTDNARATFAEIGEKVNLSAPAVKRRVDRMLDTGVIKGFTTVIDRNALGWNTEAYVQVYCHGRISPAELRAAWEDIPEIVSAATVTGTSDAILHVLARDMQHLETALERIRSSADIERSESIVVLSDLIDRMRP; via the coding sequence ATGGACAGGCTCGACGAGACCGACGAGCGCATCCTCGCGGAGCTGACCGACAACGCGCGCGCCACCTTCGCCGAGATCGGCGAGAAGGTGAACCTGTCGGCGCCCGCGGTGAAGCGGCGTGTCGACCGGATGCTCGACACCGGGGTGATCAAGGGCTTCACCACGGTCATCGACCGCAATGCGCTCGGCTGGAACACCGAGGCCTACGTGCAGGTGTACTGCCACGGCCGGATTTCGCCGGCCGAGCTGCGGGCGGCGTGGGAGGACATCCCCGAGATCGTCAGCGCGGCCACGGTCACCGGAACCTCCGACGCGATCCTGCACGTGCTGGCCCGCGACATGCAGCACCTCGAGACCGCCCTCGAGCGGATCCGGTCCAGCGCGGACATCGAACGCAGCGAGAGCATCGTCGTGCTGTCCGACCTGATCGACCGCATGCGGCCCTGA
- a CDS encoding sulfatase-like hydrolase/transferase, producing MSDRPDVVVVMTDEERAVPPYEAPDVLAWRDRVLTGRKWFDDHGVSFARHYTGSLACVPSRPTIFTGHYPDLHGVTQTDGIGKTADDTRMRWLRRGEVPTLGNWFRAAGYDTHYDGKWHISHADLTDPATGRTLATNDDDGVVDRAAVRRYLDADPLGPYGFSGWVGPEPHGAALANAGVRRDQLIADRVVAWLTDRYARRRAGDAAALRPFLLVASFVNPHDIVLFPLWARRSPITPSPLDPPPVPPAPTAGENLWTKPAAQIAFREAYYSGYGPAPAINRTYDRNAQRYRDLYYRLHAEVDAPIDRVRRAVADNGSAEAVLVRTADHGDLLGAHGGLHQKWFNLYDEATRVPFVIARVGERSTGPRVVTAPTSHVDLVPTLLSAAGVDVAAVAATLAESFSEVHELPGRDLMPVVDGAPADDTRAVYLMTRDNMLEGDTVASGLGRRLKQTVNPPAPLRIRVPAHTASNFEGLVVRVDDVPGGEGHLWKLVRTFDDPGTWTEPGVRHLAANGLGGDTYRTSPLDDQWELYDLTADPVEADNRWTDPGLDELRGHLRARLKDARAGSVPERNHPWPYASRRPPGPAPSVLARVVRGLSQR from the coding sequence GTGTCTGATCGCCCCGACGTGGTCGTGGTCATGACCGACGAGGAGCGTGCGGTGCCGCCGTACGAGGCGCCCGACGTGCTTGCCTGGCGCGACCGGGTGCTCACCGGCCGTAAGTGGTTCGACGACCACGGGGTCAGCTTCGCCCGGCACTACACCGGCTCGCTGGCCTGCGTGCCCAGCCGGCCCACGATCTTCACCGGGCACTATCCCGACCTGCACGGCGTCACCCAGACCGACGGCATCGGCAAGACCGCCGACGACACCCGGATGCGCTGGCTGCGCCGCGGCGAGGTGCCCACCCTGGGCAACTGGTTCCGCGCCGCGGGCTACGACACCCACTACGACGGCAAGTGGCACATCTCCCACGCCGACCTCACCGATCCGGCGACGGGTCGCACCCTGGCGACCAACGACGACGACGGCGTCGTCGACCGCGCCGCCGTGCGGCGCTACCTCGACGCTGATCCGCTGGGGCCCTACGGCTTCTCCGGGTGGGTCGGCCCCGAGCCGCATGGGGCCGCGCTGGCCAATGCCGGAGTGCGCCGCGACCAGCTGATCGCCGACCGGGTCGTCGCCTGGCTCACCGACCGTTACGCCCGCCGCCGCGCCGGGGACGCGGCGGCGCTGCGCCCGTTCCTGCTGGTCGCCAGCTTCGTCAACCCGCACGACATCGTGCTGTTCCCGCTGTGGGCGCGCCGCAGCCCGATCACGCCGTCGCCGCTGGACCCGCCACCGGTGCCGCCCGCGCCGACGGCCGGCGAGAACCTGTGGACCAAGCCGGCCGCGCAGATCGCCTTCCGCGAGGCGTACTACTCCGGCTACGGCCCGGCACCCGCGATCAACCGGACCTATGACCGCAACGCCCAGCGCTACCGCGACCTGTACTACCGGCTGCACGCCGAGGTCGACGCGCCGATCGACCGCGTCCGGCGGGCCGTCGCCGACAACGGCTCGGCCGAGGCGGTGCTGGTGCGCACTGCCGACCACGGCGACCTGCTCGGCGCGCACGGCGGCCTGCACCAGAAGTGGTTCAACCTCTACGACGAGGCCACCCGGGTCCCCTTCGTGATCGCCCGCGTCGGGGAGCGGTCCACGGGCCCGCGGGTCGTGACGGCTCCGACGTCGCACGTCGATTTGGTCCCGACGCTGCTGTCGGCCGCCGGGGTCGACGTCGCGGCGGTCGCCGCCACGCTGGCCGAGTCGTTCTCGGAGGTCCACGAGCTGCCGGGCCGCGACCTGATGCCCGTCGTCGACGGCGCGCCGGCCGACGACACCCGCGCGGTCTACCTGATGACCCGCGACAACATGCTCGAGGGCGACACCGTCGCCTCGGGCCTGGGGCGCCGCCTCAAGCAGACCGTCAATCCGCCCGCGCCGCTGCGCATCCGGGTCCCGGCTCACACCGCGTCCAACTTCGAGGGCCTGGTCGTGCGCGTCGACGACGTGCCGGGCGGCGAAGGCCACCTGTGGAAGCTGGTCCGCACGTTCGACGACCCCGGCACCTGGACCGAGCCCGGCGTGCGACACCTGGCCGCCAACGGGCTCGGCGGCGACACCTACCGCACGTCGCCACTCGACGACCAGTGGGAGCTCTACGACCTGACTGCCGACCCCGTCGAAGCCGACAACCGGTGGACCGATCCCGGCCTGGACGAGCTGCGCGGGCACCTGCGCGCGCGGCTCAAGGACGCCCGCGCCGGCTCGGTGCCGGAGCGAAACCACCCGTGGCCCTACGCGTCGCGCCGGCCGCCGGGCCCGGCGCCGTCGGTGCTGGCGCGTGTGGTGCGCGGACTGTCGCAGCGCTGA
- a CDS encoding zinc ribbon domain-containing protein yields MMDCPNCSTPHPDAARFCARCGTPLQPGVDRSRHFAAHPEEPVRALAMMSTLMPHLSGGRHHIYRGAIAIALLAALTAAAFGVLSIALILAAIALPAVVLTYVHDHDVWRDEPATVIGVDFLLSLLLGIGVGLLEDHFTRPVLLAAPNHGLPKLSQVWELGLIVPVVAFVAVLIAPMLTTARSAFRHPIDAVIVCSLSGAALSLGLSVVVQRGAFTHIEATAGDPAHVAFIALTLGFLQPIILATAAAMTVLALRGGGNVALGLAKGLVLVVLYELATTLLTPYGSRGIVLTTLVALVLAGAGLLGTRDALHAALVTEARDALAGNGAVGRAPGTQQICAHCGAAIGAGAAFCQVCGTATAALARHPFPATGAMGTTPKA; encoded by the coding sequence ATGATGGACTGCCCGAATTGCTCGACCCCGCATCCTGACGCCGCCCGTTTCTGCGCCCGGTGCGGCACGCCCCTGCAGCCGGGCGTCGATAGGTCCCGGCACTTCGCCGCCCATCCCGAGGAACCGGTGCGGGCGCTGGCAATGATGAGCACGCTGATGCCGCACTTGTCGGGCGGACGTCACCACATCTACCGGGGCGCGATCGCCATAGCGCTGCTGGCGGCATTGACCGCAGCGGCGTTCGGTGTCCTCTCAATCGCGTTGATACTGGCCGCGATCGCGCTTCCGGCAGTGGTGCTGACCTATGTGCACGACCACGACGTGTGGCGTGACGAGCCGGCCACCGTCATCGGCGTGGACTTTCTGCTGTCCCTGCTACTCGGCATCGGGGTGGGGCTGCTCGAAGACCACTTCACCAGGCCGGTGTTACTGGCCGCGCCAAATCACGGGCTTCCCAAGCTCAGCCAGGTGTGGGAGTTGGGGTTGATCGTCCCGGTCGTGGCGTTTGTCGCGGTGCTGATTGCGCCGATGCTGACCACCGCGCGCAGCGCGTTCCGCCATCCCATCGACGCCGTGATCGTCTGCTCGCTCAGCGGTGCCGCACTCTCGCTGGGGCTCAGCGTGGTCGTGCAGCGCGGCGCCTTCACCCACATCGAGGCGACCGCCGGGGACCCGGCGCACGTCGCGTTCATCGCCCTGACGCTCGGGTTTTTGCAGCCCATCATCCTGGCCACCGCCGCGGCCATGACCGTGCTGGCGCTGCGCGGCGGCGGCAACGTCGCGCTGGGGCTGGCCAAGGGCCTGGTGCTCGTGGTGCTCTACGAACTCGCCACCACGTTGCTCACGCCCTACGGCTCCCGCGGCATCGTGCTGACCACCCTGGTGGCTTTGGTGCTGGCCGGCGCCGGACTGCTCGGCACGCGCGACGCGCTGCACGCCGCGCTGGTGACCGAAGCCCGGGACGCCCTCGCCGGAAACGGCGCCGTGGGTCGCGCCCCCGGCACCCAACAGATCTGCGCGCACTGCGGCGCGGCAATCGGCGCCGGTGCCGCGTTCTGCCAAGTCTGTGGAACGGCCACGGCCGCGCTGGCGCGCCATCCCTTCCCTGCGACAGGTGCCATGGGCACCACGCCGAAGGCCTGA
- the rocD gene encoding ornithine--oxo-acid transaminase: MTILDARTAEAVTTDRTQSAIALVDKYAAHNYSPLPVVAASAEGVWITDVDGRRYLDCLAAYSAVNFGHRNPEITATAHAQLDTVTLVSRAFHAEGLGPFCAALAQLCGKDMVLPMNSGAEAVESGLKVARKWGADVKGVPTGQANIIVAENNFHGRTISIVSFSSDPAARGGFGPFTPGFRAVPYGDAAALAQAIDDNTVAVLLEPIQGEAGIIVPPDDYLPSVRALCSEHNVLMIADEIQSGLGRTGYTFACDRWGVTPDVYLLGKALGGGVVPLSAVVADRDILGVLHPGEHGSTFGGNPLAMAIGTTVVSMLARGEFQARSAELGRHLHRRLAELIGHGVVAVRGFGLWAGVDIEPALATGKEISLRLADRGVLVKDTHGSTLRFAPPLVITAQEIDWAVQQFAAVLREAAA; this comes from the coding sequence ATGACGATTCTCGACGCCCGGACCGCGGAGGCGGTGACCACCGACCGCACCCAGAGCGCGATCGCGTTGGTCGACAAGTATGCGGCGCACAACTATTCGCCGCTGCCCGTGGTGGCGGCCAGCGCCGAGGGGGTGTGGATCACCGACGTCGACGGCCGGCGCTACCTGGACTGCCTGGCCGCCTACTCGGCGGTCAACTTCGGTCACCGCAACCCCGAGATCACCGCGACGGCGCACGCGCAGCTCGACACGGTGACGCTGGTGAGCCGCGCTTTCCACGCCGAGGGCCTCGGGCCGTTCTGTGCCGCGCTGGCGCAGCTGTGCGGCAAAGACATGGTGCTGCCGATGAATTCGGGAGCCGAGGCCGTCGAGAGCGGCCTGAAGGTGGCCCGCAAGTGGGGCGCCGACGTCAAGGGCGTGCCCACGGGCCAGGCGAACATCATCGTGGCCGAGAACAACTTCCACGGCCGCACGATCAGCATCGTCAGCTTCTCCTCGGATCCCGCGGCGCGCGGCGGCTTCGGACCGTTCACGCCGGGCTTCCGTGCGGTGCCCTACGGCGACGCCGCGGCCCTGGCCCAGGCCATCGACGACAACACCGTCGCGGTGCTGCTGGAGCCGATCCAGGGCGAGGCGGGCATCATCGTCCCGCCGGACGACTACCTGCCCTCGGTCCGCGCGCTGTGCAGCGAGCACAACGTGCTGATGATCGCCGACGAGATCCAGTCGGGGCTGGGGCGCACGGGCTACACGTTCGCCTGCGACCGGTGGGGTGTCACTCCGGACGTGTACCTGCTGGGCAAGGCGCTGGGCGGCGGCGTGGTTCCGCTCTCGGCGGTGGTCGCCGACCGCGACATCCTCGGCGTGCTGCATCCGGGCGAGCACGGGTCGACCTTCGGTGGCAACCCGCTGGCCATGGCGATCGGCACCACGGTGGTCTCCATGCTCGCGCGGGGCGAATTCCAGGCCCGCTCGGCCGAATTGGGTCGTCACCTACACCGGCGGCTGGCCGAGTTGATCGGTCACGGCGTGGTGGCGGTGCGCGGCTTCGGGCTGTGGGCCGGGGTCGACATCGAACCCGCGCTGGCCACCGGCAAGGAGATCAGCCTGCGGCTGGCCGACCGGGGCGTGCTGGTGAAGGACACCCACGGCTCGACGCTGCGGTTCGCGCCGCCGCTGGTGATCACCGCGCAGGAGATCGACTGGGCGGTTCAGCAGTTTGCTGCGGTGCTGCGCGAGGCTGCCGCATAA